The genome window TTACCTAAAGATCACCCAGCTCGTGATATGCAAGATAGCTTCTATATTACAGAAAATACTTTACTACGTACCCAAACTTCACCTGTACAAGCTAGAACAATGGAAAAACATGACTTCTCTAAAGGACCAATCAAAGTTATCTGTCCAGGAAAAGTGTACCGCCGCGATAATGATGATGCGACTCACTCCCACCAATTTACGCAAATTGAAGGGCTAGTTGTTGGCGAAAATATCACGTTTGCTGACTTAAAAGGAACATTAACTGTTCTCGCAAAAACGATGTTTGGTGAAGAACGTGAAATTCGTCTTCGTCCATCATTCTTCCCGTTCACAGAACCATCCGTTGAAATGGATATCTCTTGCTTTAAATGTGGTGGTAAAGGTTGTCGCGTTTGTAAAGGAACCGGTTGGATTGAAATTTTAGGAAGCGGGATGGTACATCCAAACGTCCTTGAAATGTCTGGAATTGATTCTACTCGATACAGCGGCTTTGCTTTTGGCTTAGGGCCTGAACGAGTTGCGATGTTGAAATATGCGGTGGATGATATTCGCCACCTTTATACAAATGATTTACGCTTTACGAAGCAATTCCAAAGTACAGAAACGGGGGAAATCTAATGTTAGTATCATATAATTGGGTCAAAGAATTTTTCCAAGACTTCCCGTTAACGGCGGAAGAGCTAGGAGAAGCGATTACAAGAACAGGTATTGAAATCGAAGGCGTAGAAGAATTAAGCGCTAGTTTGAAAAATGTCGTAGTTGGTGAAGTATTATCATGCGAACGCCACCCTGATGCAGAAAAATTGAATAAATGTCTCGTTCAAACAGACGAAGCAGAACCAGTTCAAATCATTTGTGGAGCTCCAAACGTTGCAGCTGGTCAAAAAGTAATCGTAGCCAAAGTTGGCGCAAGACTTCCAGGTGGACTTAAAATCAAACGCGCAAAACTACGCGGTGAAGTGTCAGAGGGAATGATTTGCTCCCTCGCAGAACTTGGCTTTGAAAGCAAAGTTGTGCCAAAAGTATACGCAGAAGGCATTTATGTATTACCTGCGCACGTGGAAACGGGTGTAAATGCAATCACGTTACTTGGGCTAGATGATGCGATTTTGGATATGGCAATCACACCAAACCGCGCAGACGCATTGAGCATGAACGGTGTAGCTCACGAGGTTGGTGCGATTATTCATCAAAAACCAGCACAACCTACCGAGCCTGACGTATCTGAAAAAGGAAAAGCAGAAGATTTCATTTCTGTAGAAGTAGAAAATCCAGCCGAAACACCTTACTATGCTATTAAAATGGTAGAAAATATCGAAATCAAAGAATCACCACTATGGCTTCAAACGAAACTAATGAAAGCCGGGATTCGTCCACATAATAACGTTGTCGATGTCACAAACTACATCAATTTATTATACGGACAACCGTTGCATTCTTTTGACTACGATAAAATTGGCAGCAAGAAAATTGTTGTACGTTCTGCAAAAGAGCAAGAAGAAATTACTACGCTTGATGGCGAGAAAAGAACTTTACAAGCTGGGCATACAGTTATCACTAACGGAGTAGAACCAATTGCTATCGCCGGCGTTATGGGGGGAGAATTTTCCGAAGTTACCGCAAATACAACAACCGTTGCGCTAGAAGGTGCTATTTTCAGCAGCTCTTCCATCGGTAAAGCATCTCGCGAATTATACCTACGTACAGAAGCGAGCATTCGTTACGACAAAGGATCGGATGCCTGGAAAGTAGAAAAAGCACTTGCGCACGGCGGAGCACTAATCGCTGAACTGAGCGGCGGTACACTAGTCGGCGGTGTCGTAGAAGTAGATAACCGTGAAAAAGCAGTGAATAAAATCGAAACGAGCCTAACACGCATTAACCGCATTTTAGGAACCGCAATTACGCTTACGGAAATTGAAACTATTTTTGATCGTTTAGGATTTGTATTAGAAGTAAAAAATGATGCTCTAATCATTGAAGTACCAACAAGACGTTGGGATATTACGATTGAAGCGGATATTTTAGAAGAAGTAGCTCGGATTTACGGTTACGATGAAATTCCGGTAACACTTCCGGCGACAAGCACAACAGGAGGCTTATCAGACAGCCAAAAAGCTCGTCGTGTCATGCGCGCTTATTTAGAAGGAGCAGGGCTTAACCAAGCATTAACTTACTCTTTAACATCTAAAAAAGATGCAACTCGTCTAGCACTTTCTGATGAAAAAACAGTTGCATTATCGATGCCAATGAGCGAAGAACATAGCCATTTAAGAACAAGTATCGTTCCACAATTAATTCGTAGCGCAAGTTATAACATCGCTCGTAAAAATATGGACGTGGCACTTTATGAAATGGGTACCGTATTCTACGCAACAGAAGGCGACAATTTACCAATTGAACAAGAGCATTTGGCAGGTCTAATTACTGGAAACTGGCACATTGCAGATTGGCAAAAAACACCGAAACCAGTAGACTTCTTCGTTTTAAAAGGAATTGTCGAAGGCTTAGTGAACAAATTAGGTATCAAATCCGAACTTCACTGGAAACAAACTGAAAAAGAAGAACTGCATCCGGGAAGAACCGCGAGCCTTGTTTTAGAAGGGCAAGAAATCGGCTATCTTGGGGCGCTTCATCCAGCAGTAGAAGCGAACTATGATTTAAAAGAAACGTATGTATTCGAAATCAATGTGGCGGCTTTACTAGATGCAACCAAAGAAAAAGTTGTGTATCATCCAATTCCACGTTACCCAGAAATGACACGCGACTTAGCATTACTTGTGGATAAAGATACTGACCACGCAGCAATTTCGCAAGTAATCAAAGAGCACGGCGGGAAATTACTTGTCGATATCGAGCTATTTGATATTTTCGAAGGGGAGAGCCTTGGCGAAAATAAAAAATCACTCGCATACACATTGACTTTCCTAGACAGCGAAAGAACACTAGTCGAAGAAGATGTACAAAAAGCAACCAACAAAGTAGTAGAAGCATTACAGGAAAAACTAAATGCAATTATTCGCTAAATAAAGAAGAACTAAGCTACCTGGAAAACATTTTCAGCTAGTTTAGTTCTTTTTTTGTTTTTTATAAAATAGTGGAAATCTTTCCTTTTTTAGTACTTCACTTACTTAAATAACACATGTTATAATGATGGCACATGCCAGAGAAAAAAGGACGAGAAAAATGACCTATGTAGAAATGAAAGATGTATCTAAATACTATCAAATGGGCGAGAACGTTGTCACTGCTAATGATAAAATCACTTTCGGGATAAAAAAGGGTGAATTTGTTGTTATAGTTGGGCCTTCTGGGGCCGGAAAATCCACAGTATTAAACATACTTGGTGGAATGGATAGTGCAAGTGAAGGCAAAATTATGGTAGATGGGCAGGATATTGCTCAATATAATGCAAAACAATTAACCAAATATCGGCGAACCGATGTCGGTTTTGTATTCCAATTTTACAATTTGGTACCTAATTTGACTGCTAAAGAGAACGTAGAATTAGCTGCACAAATTGCGCCAAATGCATTAGACGCAGAAACTGTTTTAACTCAAGTTGGATTAAGTCACAGATTAGACAATTTTCCAGCGCAATTATCTGGTGGGGAACAGCAACGTGTCGCTATAGCACGTGCACTTGCTAAAGCTCCTAAACTGTTACTGTGTGATGAGCCAACCGGTGCACTTGATTATGATACCGGCAAATCAGTCTTAAAATTATTACAAGAAACTTGCCGTAACACGGGGACAACCGTTATTGTTATTACCCATAACACGGCGATTACGCCAATTGCTGATCGAATTATTGAAATTAATAATGCAAAAGTTCGTAGCATCAAAGAAAATTCAGAACCAATGTCCATTGATGATTTAGAATGGTAGGAAGGAGCAACCAGTGAAACGTTCAGCTTTATGGAAAGATATCTACCGCGAAATATGGCGTTCTAAGAGCCGCTTTATTTCCATTTTTATGCTGATTATGTTGGGCGTTGCTTTTTTCTCCGGATTAAAAGCAACTGGACCCGATATGCTTCTAACAGCCGACAACTATTTTAATAAGTATGAATTAGCTAATTTTAATGTGCAATCTACTTATGGACTAGATGAGACAGACAAGGAAGCACTTGAAGATATATCCGGTGTCGCACAAGTGGAACTCGGATATACAGCAGATACTTTAATGAAAGATAAAAATATCGTAACGAAACTATTTTCCACATCTAAAAGCGATAATTTAAATCAATACAAGGTAATTAGTGGCCGTTTACCAGAAAAATCAGGAGAAATTGCGCTTGATAATAATCAACTTGTTCATAAAAATGTCAAAATTGGTGACAAAGTAACTTTTGTGAAAAGCGATGGTAACAAGCTAACTGATACACTTAAAAAATCCACCTATAAAGTAGTCGGTTTTGTTAGCTCACCCGCTTATATCCAGAAATCCGAACGTGGCTCGAGCACGGTAGGTAAAGGAAAGACAGATGCTTTTGGTGTAATTCCAGAGCAAGATTTTAATTTACCAGAATACACTATTGCCAATCTTACTTTTGATAACTTAGCAGCAAAACAAGCTTTTAGCGACGAATATGTATCCACCGAAGAAAAAGATAAGAAAAGCGTCGAACAAGCTTTAGGAGATCAACCAGAAAAAAGACTAAATAAAATCAAGACGAGTGAGCAAAAGAAACTAAATGAGGCCACTGCAGAAATCAACAAAGGAAAAGCAGAATTAAAAGCAAATGAAGCAAAACTTGCAGATGCCAAAGCACAATTAGAAGAAGGTTTCTCTAAATATAATGCAGCTAGAGCAAGTTACGATGCCAAAATCAAACAAAGTGAGGCAGAAATTGCAAATGGTGAAGCAGAACTTGCCAACGCCAAAAAACAACTGGATGCTGCAAAAATACAAATCGACCAAGGTGAGCAAGCGCTTATACAAGCTGAAATGGAATTGGAAGAAGGACGTGCGGCTTGGGAAGATGCCAATAATCTTCTAAATACAGCAAATGGTTATTTGCGAGAAGCGAAGTCGACTTTAGAAAATGTTTTAAAACAACCAGATTTAACTGATTTTGAGCTAGATCGCGCGAGTTTAACAGATTCGTTCCAAATGCTCGCGTCCGAACTTGATTTATCAAATGCGGACCGCGAGGAATATGAAAATGCCATGAATAATTTACTAGATGATTATGAAAATGGCAATATTAGCGATGCAGAAATAAGAGAATCTATAAACGCGGCTCTTGCGCAAGTTGCTAACGCTGAAAATGAATACCAATCAGTTAGAACTGCATTAGATGCTGAAAAACAAACAATAGAACAAGGCGAAAAAACATTAGCTGCCAAAAACCAAGAACTTCAACAAGCAAAAATTGCTTACCAAGAAGGTCTTACCAAATATCAAGATGGTCTTGAAAAAATTTCGCTCGCAAAACAACAATTAGCTGTTGGAAAACAAACCGGTTCCTTAGAATTACAAAGCGCACTTGCAAAATTAAATACCGGACAAGCAGAATACGATAAAAATTTTGCTTTATTTAAAAAAGAAAAAGCGAAAGCAGAAGCCAAGTTAACTAGTGCGGAAAAAGATGTACAAATCGGCCAGCAAAAATTAGATGCGCTGAAAGTTCCGAAATACTATGTCCTTGATCGTAACGATAATCCAGGTTATAGCGAATACAAAGAAAATGCAGACCGTTTAACTTCCTTATCAACAGCCTTTCCAATTTTCTTCTTTCTAATTGCCGCGCTCGTTTGTTTAACGACAATGACGCGCATGGTAGAGGAACAAAGAACACAAATTGGAACATTAAAAGCATTTGGTTATTCCAACGGTAGCATTATTTTGAAATATCTTGTTTACGGGTCGATTGCAAGTGTCATTGGAAGTGTCCTTGGAATTTTAATTGGCTTCCAGTTTTTCCCGAACATTATTTTCAATGCTTATAAATCCATGTATGAAATGCCATCTGTAGATATTGGATTTTATTGGAGTTATAGCTTACTTG of Listeria monocytogenes contains these proteins:
- a CDS encoding FtsX-like permease family protein — its product is MKRSALWKDIYREIWRSKSRFISIFMLIMLGVAFFSGLKATGPDMLLTADNYFNKYELANFNVQSTYGLDETDKEALEDISGVAQVELGYTADTLMKDKNIVTKLFSTSKSDNLNQYKVISGRLPEKSGEIALDNNQLVHKNVKIGDKVTFVKSDGNKLTDTLKKSTYKVVGFVSSPAYIQKSERGSSTVGKGKTDAFGVIPEQDFNLPEYTIANLTFDNLAAKQAFSDEYVSTEEKDKKSVEQALGDQPEKRLNKIKTSEQKKLNEATAEINKGKAELKANEAKLADAKAQLEEGFSKYNAARASYDAKIKQSEAEIANGEAELANAKKQLDAAKIQIDQGEQALIQAEMELEEGRAAWEDANNLLNTANGYLREAKSTLENVLKQPDLTDFELDRASLTDSFQMLASELDLSNADREEYENAMNNLLDDYENGNISDAEIRESINAALAQVANAENEYQSVRTALDAEKQTIEQGEKTLAAKNQELQQAKIAYQEGLTKYQDGLEKISLAKQQLAVGKQTGSLELQSALAKLNTGQAEYDKNFALFKKEKAKAEAKLTSAEKDVQIGQQKLDALKVPKYYVLDRNDNPGYSEYKENADRLTSLSTAFPIFFFLIAALVCLTTMTRMVEEQRTQIGTLKAFGYSNGSIILKYLVYGSIASVIGSVLGILIGFQFFPNIIFNAYKSMYEMPSVDIGFYWSYSLLALFVALFCTTFTAYVACRAELRANAATLMRPKAPKIGKRIFLERISFIWKRMNFTSKVTARNLFRYKQRMLMTVLGVAGCTALILTGFGLRNSISDIAKMQYGQIMKYDAAIYQDMSAPPAAKETFDEIMNDSNIKSKLAMSQTNIETVKSGQSAQTTSIIVPKNLNELPNYIVLRDRASHTTEKLTDDGAIITEKLAKLFDVKPGDTITVKNAENDKFQIKVSAITENYAMHYIYMTKAYYQQVFKEKPSYNLDLLMLKDTSEKVESDFAEKLTDSKAILNVTFSNNVSSLLNETLDSLNIVIVVLITSAALLAFVVLYNLTNINVSERIRELSTIKVLGFYPKEVTMYVYRENIILTLMGIAAGFILGFFLHRFIITTAEVDQMMFSPAISWTSYLFSGILTLVFATVVMVVMHIKLKRIDMIEALKSVE
- a CDS encoding ABC transporter ATP-binding protein, with the protein product MTYVEMKDVSKYYQMGENVVTANDKITFGIKKGEFVVIVGPSGAGKSTVLNILGGMDSASEGKIMVDGQDIAQYNAKQLTKYRRTDVGFVFQFYNLVPNLTAKENVELAAQIAPNALDAETVLTQVGLSHRLDNFPAQLSGGEQQRVAIARALAKAPKLLLCDEPTGALDYDTGKSVLKLLQETCRNTGTTVIVITHNTAITPIADRIIEINNAKVRSIKENSEPMSIDDLEW
- the pheS gene encoding phenylalanine--tRNA ligase subunit alpha; this translates as MLEQLQTLKSEAETQINEASDLKTLNDLRVKYLGKKGPMTEIMKQMGKLSAEERPKMGSLANEVRTALTEAISSKQQILETEAINEKLKSETIDVTLPGTAPSIGTKHLLTQVIEEMEDMFIGMGYEIAEGPEVELDYYNFEALNLPKDHPARDMQDSFYITENTLLRTQTSPVQARTMEKHDFSKGPIKVICPGKVYRRDNDDATHSHQFTQIEGLVVGENITFADLKGTLTVLAKTMFGEEREIRLRPSFFPFTEPSVEMDISCFKCGGKGCRVCKGTGWIEILGSGMVHPNVLEMSGIDSTRYSGFAFGLGPERVAMLKYAVDDIRHLYTNDLRFTKQFQSTETGEI
- the pheT gene encoding phenylalanine--tRNA ligase subunit beta produces the protein MLVSYNWVKEFFQDFPLTAEELGEAITRTGIEIEGVEELSASLKNVVVGEVLSCERHPDAEKLNKCLVQTDEAEPVQIICGAPNVAAGQKVIVAKVGARLPGGLKIKRAKLRGEVSEGMICSLAELGFESKVVPKVYAEGIYVLPAHVETGVNAITLLGLDDAILDMAITPNRADALSMNGVAHEVGAIIHQKPAQPTEPDVSEKGKAEDFISVEVENPAETPYYAIKMVENIEIKESPLWLQTKLMKAGIRPHNNVVDVTNYINLLYGQPLHSFDYDKIGSKKIVVRSAKEQEEITTLDGEKRTLQAGHTVITNGVEPIAIAGVMGGEFSEVTANTTTVALEGAIFSSSSIGKASRELYLRTEASIRYDKGSDAWKVEKALAHGGALIAELSGGTLVGGVVEVDNREKAVNKIETSLTRINRILGTAITLTEIETIFDRLGFVLEVKNDALIIEVPTRRWDITIEADILEEVARIYGYDEIPVTLPATSTTGGLSDSQKARRVMRAYLEGAGLNQALTYSLTSKKDATRLALSDEKTVALSMPMSEEHSHLRTSIVPQLIRSASYNIARKNMDVALYEMGTVFYATEGDNLPIEQEHLAGLITGNWHIADWQKTPKPVDFFVLKGIVEGLVNKLGIKSELHWKQTEKEELHPGRTASLVLEGQEIGYLGALHPAVEANYDLKETYVFEINVAALLDATKEKVVYHPIPRYPEMTRDLALLVDKDTDHAAISQVIKEHGGKLLVDIELFDIFEGESLGENKKSLAYTLTFLDSERTLVEEDVQKATNKVVEALQEKLNAIIR